A window of the Thalassospira indica genome harbors these coding sequences:
- a CDS encoding ComF family protein gives MIEWVRTVATMGVNAILPPRCGGCDDVTDTTHAVCAACWAGLRFITAPLCVCCGYPFELDDSANIGGDPDESGQILCGNCLQKKPAFDQARAALVYDDHSREYLLRFKHADRGDLTPLLARWVYQAGRGIWDQADLIVPVPLHRRRLLKRRYNQSGLLAAKLSRVTGVPWDGLVLARQRNTRSLGGLGPSSRKREVGGAFVVDEARAQKRNLAGARVVLVDDVLTTGATANACVRALKQSGVMHVSVITVARVVR, from the coding sequence ATGATCGAATGGGTCCGCACCGTCGCAACCATGGGCGTTAACGCCATTTTACCACCGCGTTGCGGGGGCTGTGACGATGTGACCGATACCACCCATGCGGTCTGTGCCGCGTGTTGGGCGGGTTTAAGGTTTATCACGGCCCCGCTATGTGTCTGTTGCGGCTATCCGTTCGAGCTTGATGATAGCGCTAACATCGGCGGTGACCCTGATGAAAGCGGACAGATTTTGTGTGGTAATTGTCTGCAGAAGAAACCGGCCTTTGATCAGGCACGGGCGGCGCTGGTGTATGATGATCACAGCCGTGAATACCTGTTGCGGTTCAAGCATGCGGATCGCGGCGACCTGACGCCGCTTCTTGCGCGCTGGGTCTATCAGGCGGGCAGGGGGATCTGGGATCAGGCCGATCTGATCGTGCCGGTGCCGCTGCATCGAAGACGGCTTTTGAAACGGCGCTATAACCAGTCGGGCCTGTTGGCAGCAAAGCTTTCGCGCGTGACAGGCGTGCCTTGGGACGGACTGGTTTTGGCCCGTCAGCGCAATACAAGAAGCCTTGGCGGGCTTGGGCCGTCTTCACGCAAACGCGAAGTTGGCGGGGCATTTGTTGTCGACGAAGCGCGCGCTCAGAAACGTAATCTTGCCGGCGCGCGGGTTGTTTTGGTTGACGATGTTCTGACCACCGGGGCGACGGCCAATGCCTGTGTTCGGGCGTTAAAGCAATCAGGCGTTATGCACGTATCTGTGATCACGGTTGCACGTGTCGTGCGATGA
- a CDS encoding glutathione S-transferase family protein — protein sequence MKLHYFALSGHAHRAHLFLSLLGIDHELVHVDMVNGEHKSPKFLELNPFGQVPVLEDGDLVIADSIAIMVYAAKKIGATNWLPEDAADLAQVQRWLSVAAGEIAYGPCAARLLTLFSAKFDANDVIARAHGVLKLIDDRLSNRDWITLDRPTAADIALYSYIANAPEGNVALDPYTHVLAWLKRIEALPGFVPFETSSVGLRAAS from the coding sequence ATGAAATTGCATTATTTCGCGCTGTCGGGACACGCCCATCGCGCGCACCTTTTCCTTAGCCTGCTTGGCATTGATCACGAACTGGTTCATGTCGACATGGTCAATGGTGAACACAAGTCCCCGAAATTCCTTGAACTGAACCCGTTTGGGCAGGTTCCCGTGCTTGAAGATGGCGACCTTGTCATCGCGGATTCCATCGCAATCATGGTCTATGCCGCCAAAAAGATCGGTGCGACCAACTGGCTCCCCGAAGATGCAGCGGATCTGGCACAGGTTCAGCGCTGGCTTTCGGTTGCAGCGGGTGAAATTGCTTACGGCCCGTGTGCAGCACGTCTGTTGACGTTGTTTAGTGCCAAGTTTGATGCAAACGATGTCATTGCCCGTGCGCATGGCGTGCTAAAACTGATCGATGATCGCCTGTCAAACCGCGACTGGATTACGCTTGATCGTCCGACCGCCGCCGACATCGCACTTTACAGCTATATCGCCAACGCCCCCGAAGGCAATGTCGCGCTTGATCCCTACACGCATGTCCTTGCTTGGCTGAAACGTATTGAAGCACTGCCGGGCTTTGTGCCGTTTGAAACGTCTTCAGTCGGTCTTCGGGCGGCTTCGTGA
- the grxC gene encoding glutaredoxin 3 has translation MAKVEVYATEWCPYCKRARKLLEEKGAKYQLIDVMMEPRRKKEMMDRANGRHTVPQIFINDEHIGGCDELMALEAADKLEATLSA, from the coding sequence ATGGCAAAAGTTGAAGTCTATGCCACCGAATGGTGCCCGTATTGCAAGCGTGCGCGTAAGCTGCTTGAGGAAAAGGGTGCCAAATACCAGCTGATCGATGTGATGATGGAACCGCGTCGCAAAAAGGAAATGATGGACCGTGCCAATGGCCGTCATACCGTGCCGCAGATTTTCATCAATGACGAACATATTGGCGGCTGTGACGAGCTGATGGCGCTGGAAGCTGCTGACAAGCTCGAAGCCACACTGTCTGCCTGA
- a CDS encoding LysR family transcriptional regulator, with protein MDRFEAMNVFVHVVEERSFAAAARALRQSPPAVTRAVAYLEDVTGARLLTRTTRSVTVTEPGARYYADCKRLLADLKEVEAAAGGAYAKPSGMLTITAPVQFGQMHVAPIVGAYLDEYPDMHARLLLFDRIVNIVEEGIDLAVRIGDLADSSLTAMRVGEVSQILCASPDYIARFGTPQTPADLGAHRLIATTGSSARLDWQFRSPDGGRKIGFSPDARWQTNSIEAARNAALDGWGIVRMLSYQAAPYLADGRLVAVLGDYDPDPVPIHLVHPEGRHAPAKVRAFIDLAADTLRKNPLFDFG; from the coding sequence GTGGACCGTTTCGAAGCAATGAATGTGTTTGTGCATGTGGTCGAGGAGCGCAGCTTCGCCGCTGCTGCCCGCGCATTGCGTCAAAGTCCACCTGCGGTCACGCGCGCGGTCGCGTATCTGGAGGATGTAACAGGCGCACGCCTTCTGACGCGGACAACCCGGTCGGTCACGGTGACAGAGCCCGGTGCACGGTATTATGCAGACTGCAAAAGGTTGCTGGCCGACCTTAAAGAAGTCGAAGCCGCCGCCGGTGGGGCCTATGCCAAACCAAGCGGGATGTTGACCATCACCGCCCCGGTTCAGTTCGGACAGATGCATGTCGCCCCGATTGTTGGCGCATATCTGGATGAATATCCCGACATGCACGCACGGCTGCTGCTGTTTGATCGCATCGTCAATATCGTCGAGGAAGGCATCGACCTTGCCGTGCGCATTGGTGATCTTGCCGACTCATCGTTAACTGCCATGCGGGTCGGAGAGGTCAGCCAGATCCTTTGCGCATCTCCGGATTACATTGCGAGATTTGGAACGCCGCAAACACCCGCTGATCTTGGTGCCCATCGCCTCATTGCCACCACCGGATCGTCCGCGCGGCTTGATTGGCAATTCAGATCCCCGGATGGTGGGCGCAAGATCGGCTTTTCCCCGGATGCCAGATGGCAAACCAATTCGATTGAGGCCGCACGAAATGCCGCCCTTGATGGTTGGGGAATTGTGCGCATGCTGTCCTATCAGGCGGCCCCCTATCTTGCGGATGGGCGATTGGTGGCCGTGCTTGGCGATTATGATCCCGATCCGGTGCCAATCCATCTGGTCCATCCCGAGGGCCGCCATGCCCCGGCAAAGGTCAGGGCGTTTATTGATCTGGCAGCGGACACCTTACGGAAAAATCCGTTATTTGATTTTGGCTAA